A single window of Nicotiana tomentosiformis chromosome 1, ASM39032v3, whole genome shotgun sequence DNA harbors:
- the LOC104111610 gene encoding homeobox-leucine zipper protein HAT3 — MGGEKEDGLGLSLSLGMSCPQNNLKNNDFISSSTPPFLLPFLHNHQISAERNEEAKESIRGEIDMNQPARMIESCDEELEDEGLIMVSSPNNSTVSSVSGKRSHDREDNEGERPTSSLEDDGGDAAARKKLRLSKEQAALLEETFKEHNTLNPKQKLALSKQLNLRPRQVEVWFQNRRARTKLKQTEVDCEYLRRCCENLTEENRRLQKEVTELRALKLSPQMYMNMTPPTTLTMCPQCERVAVSSSSSSAASSSVTGAGVSRSNHPVGALHQPPVPLNKPWAAIFSPKTLDVQRTQL; from the exons ATGGGCGGTGAGAAAGAAGATGGTTTAGGTTTGAGCCTCAGCTTAGGAATGAGTTGCCCTCAAAATAATCTCAAGAATAATGACTTCATTTCATCATCAACTCCTCCATTCCTCTTGCCCTTCTTGCATAATCATCAAATTTCTGCAG AGAGAAATGAAGAAGCAAAAGAATCTATAAGAGGGGAAATAGATATGAACCAACCAGCGAGAATGATAGAGTCATGTGATGAGGAATTAGAAGATGAAGGTTTGATAATGGTTTCATCACCTAATAACAGCACAGTTTCGAGTGTGAGTGGGAAGAGGAGTCATGACAGAGAAGATAACGAAGGGGAGAGGCCCACCAGCTCCCTGGAGGATGACGGCGGCGACGCGGCGGCGAGGAAGAAACTCCGGCTGTCCAAGGAGCAAGCAGCCCTTCTTGAAGAGACATTCAAGGAGCATAACACTCTTAATCCA aagCAAAAATTGGCACTGTCGAAACAGCTGAATCTCAGGCCAAGACAAGTGGAGGTGTGGTTTCAGAACAGAAGGGCAAG GACCAAGTTGAAGCAAACAGAGGTTGATTGTGAGTACTTGAGGCGTTGCTGTGAGAATCTGACAGAGGAAAACAGACGATTGCAGAAGGAAGTTACTGAGCTTAGAGCATTGAAGCTTTCTCCACAAATGTACATGAACATGACTCCTCCCACCACCCTTACCATGTGCCCTCAGTGCGAGCGTGTGGCCGTATCGTCTTCTTCCTCCTCTGCCGCCTCTTCTTCAGTCACCGGTGCAGGTGTCTCTCGCTCGAACCACCCTGTAGGCGCCCTTCACCAACCGCCAGTGCCCCTCAACAAACCATGGGCTGCAATTTTCTCCCCTAAAACACTCGACGTGCAACGAACACAACTGTAG
- the LOC104111611 gene encoding actin-related protein 2/3 complex subunit 5A, giving the protein MAEFVEADNFEAIITRIEHKSRKIESLLKQYKPVEALKTALEGSPPKTKDERCKSANWIVVHRAIMAIKDVDSLFSALDPEYYDILMKYLYRGLSTGDRPTCDQCLRIHEKLTEKAGLGCILRCLADTVNTV; this is encoded by the exons ATGGCGGAGTTTGTTGAAGCAGATAATTTCGAAGCCATAATCACCAGAATCGAACACAAGTCCCGCAAGATCGAAAGCTTACTCAAACA GTATAAACCAGTGGAAGCTCTGAAAACAGCTCTAGAAGGATCACCTCCCAAGACCAAAGATGAAAGATGCAAG TCTGCTAATTGGATAGTGGTGCATAGGGCTATAATGGCTATCAAAGATGTTGATAGCTTGTTCTCTGCTTTGGATCCTGAGTACTATGATATTCTCATGAA GTACTTGTACAGAGGTTTGTCTACTGGAGACCGCCCAACATGTGACCAATGCCTAAGGATTCATGAAAAACTTACAGAAAAAGCTGGTTTGGGTTGCATACTGCGTTGTCTTGCTGACACTGTGAATACTGTGTGA